A DNA window from Deinococcus sonorensis KR-87 contains the following coding sequences:
- a CDS encoding SDR family NAD(P)-dependent oxidoreductase — protein sequence MTTDPQHTPSPPLAHSNPNPTSGAIPRTDPSPLPAVSARRFEDRTVLVTGAASGIGLATALRFAQEGARVVIADLHADQAQAAAEKAKAAGAQDALALACDVSDEQQVQACVRQTVERFGGLDVVVNNAGLMTFKPIVELSGADWSRVLGVDLLGSFYFIREAFRVMKPGGSVVNVSSIHAVETSPLVAPYAAAKAAVLSLTRTAAIEGSPLGIRVNAVLPGAVNTPMLWDNPNVRSGAEQVDRSMVGEPEDLAAAVAFLASTEARFVQGAALVVDGGRLDHL from the coding sequence ATGACCACAGACCCGCAGCACACGCCGTCGCCCCCGCTGGCCCACAGCAATCCCAACCCGACCTCCGGCGCCATTCCCAGAACCGACCCGAGTCCGCTGCCGGCGGTCAGCGCCCGGCGCTTCGAGGACCGGACGGTGCTGGTGACCGGGGCGGCCAGCGGCATCGGGCTGGCCACCGCCCTGCGCTTTGCCCAGGAGGGCGCCCGCGTAGTGATCGCCGACCTGCACGCCGATCAGGCCCAGGCCGCCGCGGAGAAGGCGAAGGCGGCCGGCGCGCAGGACGCCCTCGCGCTCGCATGCGACGTCAGCGACGAGCAGCAGGTGCAGGCCTGCGTGCGGCAGACGGTGGAGCGCTTTGGCGGCCTGGACGTGGTGGTGAACAACGCGGGCCTGATGACCTTCAAACCAATTGTGGAACTGAGCGGCGCCGACTGGTCGCGGGTGCTGGGCGTGGACCTGCTCGGCAGCTTCTACTTCATCCGGGAGGCGTTCCGGGTGATGAAGCCGGGCGGCAGCGTCGTGAACGTCTCGAGCATCCACGCGGTCGAAACCTCGCCGCTCGTCGCGCCCTACGCGGCGGCCAAGGCGGCCGTGCTGTCGCTGACCCGCACGGCCGCCATCGAGGGCAGCCCGCTGGGCATCCGGGTCAATGCCGTGCTGCCCGGCGCGGTGAACACCCCGATGCTGTGGGACAACCCGAACGTCCGGAGCGGCGCGGAGCAGGTGGACCGGAGCATGGTCGGGGAACCGGAGGATCTGGCGGCCGCCGTGGCGTTCCTGGCGTCCACCGAGGCGCGCTTCGTGCAGGGGGCGGCCCTGGTGGTGGACGGTGGCCGGCTCGACCATCTGTAA
- a CDS encoding YhgE/Pip domain-containing protein: MTPPSSPPDGSPAPSPRPGLGAELRQLSVFERRMWRYPLMWLATLIILLVPVLYVTIYLGSVWDPYGNLKALPVGLSNEDAGTTARGRTYHLGHDLVQSLTDDPPVHLVRYPTQAAAEAAVRRGDVYFALSLPRDFSQKAIAGNSSQHGLINLYTAQGTSYFASRVGSSVAGSVAQRLNDQLGSNRWQVVQRSLTDVQKGFQDIRTATGQLRDGAGQLADGAGTLQNGARQLQHGAEQAASGSQQLHTGAEALAGGVGQLTGGTTNLSAGLRQLQAAAPGAAQLKPLQQGAARLSSGAAELQGGLGQLGAGATRLAGGAASLNAGVAQVNSGAGQLSAQLPQLSRGLGQLKTGASQLADGAATLQTGATRLNTGAGELAGQLPALQSGLGQLKGGADQLSSGAASVNAGATRLNGGAAQLAARVPDLVGGLEQLSSGAGQLVKGSGELSGGAAQVNAGAQTLASRLPQLQDGLHQARTGADQLQTGAGQLAGGATTLAAGVKGNLLAPAALKTGSAQLAGGATSLDTGTRALAGALAQLEGGAADATRGAATLAAGTAQLQTGAGQLSTGAQALAGGLTQARQGAGALATGSTQLASGATALATGARQLQAGAATLAGRLAEAQQGATRAVSGAKQLSTGADQLASGAGKLQQGARTLATQTGVAAQGASKAAAGAAALAAGTGQLQQGSAQLQSGAAALASNLNTARTGAGTLASGAKALQTGVTTLASGNVRIKEALTTITGQLPAQAELQRLNDGAGALSARSGDLAGGVAQLASGAARLSSGSADLQDGATRLRDGLSQLYTRIPSRTEQLGGDPAGLSASVQVVERSTATVRTNGVAFAPYFMALSLWVGVTLTTFIFPYLQLAESTRPTRQGARLLRKLAVPAVVVVAQSLVVVLGVHLLGVPFQNPGGVLLTAAVASLTFLTLVLALIMLLGDAGRILSLILLVLQLAASGGSYPVELSSVFFQRIHALVPVTDAVNAFRAAIFGSYDGQYLGFVLRMLLILAISTAVALLLGRRRWRYVPDDQFKPLLYVDPT; encoded by the coding sequence ATGACGCCCCCCTCCTCGCCCCCGGACGGCTCCCCGGCCCCCTCACCGCGCCCTGGCCTGGGCGCCGAACTGCGTCAGCTCTCGGTGTTCGAGCGGCGCATGTGGCGCTATCCGCTGATGTGGCTGGCCACCCTGATCATCCTGCTGGTGCCGGTGCTGTACGTGACCATCTACCTGGGCAGCGTCTGGGACCCCTACGGGAACCTCAAGGCGCTGCCGGTGGGGCTGTCCAACGAGGATGCGGGCACCACGGCGCGGGGCCGGACCTACCACCTGGGCCACGACCTGGTGCAGTCGCTGACCGACGATCCTCCGGTGCATCTGGTGCGCTACCCCACCCAGGCGGCGGCAGAGGCGGCGGTGCGGCGCGGCGACGTGTACTTTGCGCTGAGCCTGCCGCGCGACTTCAGTCAGAAGGCCATCGCGGGCAACAGCAGCCAGCACGGCCTGATCAACCTCTACACCGCCCAGGGCACCAGCTACTTCGCCAGCCGGGTGGGCAGCAGCGTGGCCGGCTCGGTGGCGCAGCGGCTCAATGATCAGCTGGGCTCCAACCGCTGGCAGGTTGTCCAGCGCTCACTGACCGACGTGCAGAAGGGCTTTCAGGACATCCGCACCGCCACCGGACAGCTGCGTGACGGTGCCGGGCAGCTCGCGGACGGTGCGGGCACCCTGCAGAACGGCGCCCGGCAGCTCCAGCACGGGGCCGAGCAGGCCGCGTCAGGCAGCCAGCAGCTGCACACCGGCGCGGAGGCGCTGGCAGGCGGCGTCGGACAGCTGACCGGCGGCACCACGAACCTCTCGGCCGGCCTGCGGCAGCTGCAGGCGGCGGCGCCCGGTGCGGCCCAGCTGAAGCCGCTGCAGCAGGGCGCGGCGCGGCTCAGCAGCGGCGCGGCCGAGCTTCAGGGCGGCCTGGGCCAGCTGGGGGCCGGGGCCACCCGGCTGGCGGGCGGCGCAGCCAGCCTGAACGCCGGCGTGGCACAGGTGAACAGCGGCGCAGGCCAGCTCAGCGCGCAGCTGCCACAGCTGAGCCGCGGTCTGGGCCAGCTGAAGACCGGTGCGAGCCAGCTGGCGGACGGGGCGGCGACCCTTCAGACCGGGGCCACCCGGCTGAACACCGGGGCCGGTGAGCTGGCGGGCCAGCTGCCCGCCCTCCAGAGCGGGCTGGGGCAGCTGAAGGGCGGGGCCGATCAGCTGAGCAGCGGCGCGGCGTCCGTGAACGCCGGGGCTACCCGCCTGAACGGCGGCGCGGCGCAGCTCGCCGCCCGTGTGCCGGACCTAGTCGGTGGGCTGGAGCAGCTGAGCAGCGGCGCGGGTCAGCTGGTGAAGGGCAGCGGTGAGCTGTCGGGCGGGGCGGCGCAGGTCAACGCCGGCGCCCAGACGCTGGCGTCCCGGCTGCCGCAGCTGCAGGACGGGCTGCATCAGGCGCGCACCGGCGCGGACCAGCTGCAGACCGGGGCAGGCCAGCTGGCTGGCGGGGCCACCACCCTGGCCGCCGGCGTCAAGGGCAACCTGCTGGCTCCGGCGGCGCTCAAGACCGGCAGCGCCCAGCTGGCCGGCGGGGCCACGTCGCTCGACACCGGCACCCGCGCCCTGGCAGGAGCCCTGGCTCAGCTGGAAGGCGGCGCGGCTGACGCGACCAGGGGCGCGGCGACGCTGGCTGCCGGGACCGCGCAGCTGCAGACTGGGGCCGGGCAGCTGAGCACCGGCGCCCAGGCGCTGGCCGGTGGGCTGACCCAGGCCCGGCAGGGCGCTGGCGCCCTGGCCACCGGCAGCACCCAGCTGGCGAGTGGCGCCACGGCATTGGCGACTGGCGCGCGGCAGCTGCAGGCCGGGGCCGCCACCCTGGCCGGTCGGCTGGCCGAGGCGCAGCAGGGGGCCACCCGTGCGGTGAGCGGTGCGAAGCAGCTTTCGACGGGCGCCGATCAGCTGGCGAGCGGCGCGGGCAAGTTGCAGCAGGGGGCCCGCACCCTGGCCACCCAGACCGGCGTGGCCGCCCAGGGCGCCAGCAAAGCGGCCGCCGGAGCGGCGGCGCTGGCGGCCGGCACCGGCCAGCTGCAGCAGGGAAGCGCCCAGCTGCAGAGCGGAGCCGCCGCCCTGGCCAGCAACCTGAACACAGCCCGGACGGGCGCAGGCACCCTTGCCAGCGGTGCGAAGGCGCTCCAGACCGGCGTCACTACCCTGGCGAGCGGCAACGTCCGCATCAAGGAGGCCCTGACCACCATCACCGGCCAGCTGCCGGCCCAGGCGGAGCTGCAGCGCCTGAACGACGGAGCCGGCGCGCTCTCGGCCCGCAGCGGCGACCTGGCGGGCGGTGTGGCGCAGCTGGCGAGCGGCGCGGCCCGGCTGTCCAGCGGCAGCGCCGACCTGCAGGACGGCGCGACCCGGCTGCGCGACGGCCTGAGCCAGCTGTACACCCGCATTCCCAGCCGCACCGAGCAGCTGGGCGGCGACCCGGCGGGCCTGTCCGCCAGCGTGCAGGTGGTGGAGCGCAGCACCGCCACGGTCCGCACCAACGGGGTGGCCTTCGCGCCGTATTTCATGGCCCTGAGCCTGTGGGTGGGGGTCACGCTGACCACCTTCATCTTCCCGTACCTGCAGCTGGCCGAGAGCACCCGGCCCACCCGTCAGGGCGCGCGCCTGCTGCGCAAGCTGGCGGTTCCGGCCGTGGTGGTGGTGGCGCAGTCGCTGGTGGTGGTGCTGGGCGTCCACCTGCTGGGCGTGCCGTTCCAGAACCCCGGCGGGGTGCTGCTCACGGCGGCCGTGGCGTCGCTGACCTTCCTGACGCTGGTGCTGGCGCTGATCATGCTGCTGGGCGACGCCGGCCGCATCCTGTCGCTGATCCTGCTGGTGCTGCAGCTGGCGGCCAGCGGTGGCAGCTACCCGGTGGAACTCTCGTCGGTGTTCTTCCAGCGCATCCACGCCCTGGTGCCGGTGACGGACGCGGTCAATGCCTTCCGGGCGGCCATCTTCGGCAGCTACGACGGCCAGTACCTGGGCTTCGTGCTGCGGATGCTGCTGATCCTGGCGATCAGCACGGCGGTGGCGCTGCTGCTGGGCCGTCGCCGCTGGCGCTACGTGCCGGACGATCAGTTCAAACCGTTGCTGTACGTCGACCCGACCTGA
- a CDS encoding TetR/AcrR family transcriptional regulator produces MTAPASRRRLPSADRRHQILEAAAALFVQRGFEAVSMADIAGALGVSRPTIYSYFASPEAVLDALLEERMQQLWARLAPLLQGSSDHGQRPAPQLFATVFRFLLEERAELALLRCGGGPSFQTRRTAFLATLAQRIEPQRPASMSRLPHLLLIVTTLLEGMAFTDLTGTPLTGDALASSLDTFIRGGIEALQREQDGHTPPG; encoded by the coding sequence ATGACCGCACCGGCCTCCCGCAGACGCCTGCCCTCCGCGGACCGGCGCCATCAGATTCTGGAAGCCGCCGCCGCCCTGTTCGTGCAGCGCGGCTTTGAGGCCGTCAGCATGGCCGACATCGCGGGCGCGCTCGGAGTTTCGCGGCCCACCATCTACAGCTACTTCGCCAGCCCCGAGGCGGTGCTGGACGCGCTGCTGGAGGAGCGAATGCAGCAGCTGTGGGCGCGGCTCGCGCCGCTGCTTCAGGGCTCCTCAGACCACGGCCAGCGGCCAGCGCCGCAGCTGTTCGCCACGGTCTTCCGCTTCCTGCTGGAAGAGCGTGCGGAGCTGGCCCTGCTGCGCTGTGGCGGCGGCCCGAGCTTTCAGACGCGGCGAACCGCCTTCCTGGCCACCCTGGCCCAGCGCATCGAGCCGCAGCGGCCCGCCAGCATGAGCCGGCTGCCGCACCTCCTGCTGATCGTCACCACGCTGCTGGAGGGGATGGCCTTCACCGACCTGACCGGCACCCCACTGACCGGAGACGCGCTGGCCAGCAGCCTCGACACCTTCATCCGGGGGGGCATCGAGGCACTGCAGCGCGAGCAGGACGGTCACACCCCGCCCGGCTGA
- a CDS encoding M14 family zinc carboxypeptidase, which yields MTHDPERHALRLDSTRPGPARHVWQAQFPWEGTRLLETFQTLRAMPGPLRVQAWVSESPDLRGLLSGSLQAQLRDRGQPGTVRVRSAYKPGYFWLSEEVRPLWRRLQADRLSVQYPLASPEQPSRFLQELYPLAALLEQEGVTADFQPGDAASRYTAALFRAGQEVWRGECFVPLHNRPSPDGRRLPSPTGWLRVMAAGELVYDRPLPTDGELCWDWYCEVVMPELLVLADRRPGLPVFRNLSATLHVSEPDLPLEVLDERVSMTEALSEELYFGTLDALKRHRGVAHQDRSLQPGRIVPVVCSAPGQDSRVQVVLDPWEEGTGPDEEAAGRRAWGRDQGSAPAGQPDRPWSPEALWAQARAEAGRLDLEWRVLGHSVNGRPVPGVLRPGSAGGVLVTGGQHANETTGPVAALRFISALAATQRPFAVLPLLNPDGAALHRALIQLNPEHMHHAARYTSLGDDLESRQRLAEPRFETRALVQAAQASGARLQLNLHGYPAHEWTRPYSGYAPYGFESWALPVGFLTIVWYWPGLEQEARDLAGTIARRLGQEPDVVAHAQRACRASAAHVSPPHYQLIGGLPFILMERPGMLCPLQVITEAPDETIYGQHFAMFVRAHLAVCEAAVQHLG from the coding sequence ATGACCCATGACCCAGAACGGCACGCCCTCCGCCTCGACTCCACCCGGCCCGGCCCGGCCCGCCACGTCTGGCAGGCGCAGTTTCCCTGGGAGGGCACGCGGCTGCTGGAGACCTTCCAGACGCTCCGCGCCATGCCGGGGCCGCTGCGGGTGCAGGCCTGGGTGTCGGAGTCGCCGGACCTGCGCGGCCTGCTCTCCGGCAGCCTGCAGGCGCAGCTGCGCGACCGTGGCCAGCCGGGCACCGTGCGGGTCCGCAGCGCCTACAAGCCCGGCTATTTCTGGCTGAGCGAGGAGGTGCGCCCGCTGTGGCGGCGCCTGCAGGCCGACCGGCTGAGCGTGCAGTACCCGCTCGCCTCGCCGGAGCAGCCGAGCCGCTTTCTGCAGGAGCTGTATCCGCTCGCGGCGCTGCTGGAGCAGGAGGGCGTCACCGCCGACTTCCAGCCGGGCGACGCGGCGTCCCGCTACACGGCGGCGCTGTTCCGGGCCGGGCAGGAGGTGTGGCGCGGCGAGTGTTTCGTGCCGCTGCACAACCGCCCGTCTCCGGATGGCCGGCGCCTGCCGTCCCCGACCGGCTGGCTGCGCGTGATGGCCGCCGGCGAGCTGGTCTATGACCGTCCGCTGCCCACCGACGGGGAGCTGTGCTGGGACTGGTACTGCGAGGTGGTGATGCCGGAACTGCTGGTCCTGGCCGACCGCCGCCCCGGGCTGCCGGTGTTCCGCAACCTGTCGGCCACGCTGCACGTCTCGGAGCCGGACCTGCCGCTTGAGGTGCTGGATGAGCGCGTCAGCATGACCGAGGCGCTCAGCGAGGAGCTGTACTTCGGCACGCTGGACGCGCTGAAGCGGCACCGGGGTGTGGCCCACCAGGACCGCAGCCTGCAGCCGGGCCGGATCGTGCCGGTGGTGTGCAGCGCACCCGGCCAGGACAGCCGCGTGCAGGTGGTGCTGGACCCCTGGGAGGAAGGCACCGGGCCGGACGAGGAGGCTGCTGGCCGCCGCGCCTGGGGCCGCGATCAGGGCTCGGCCCCGGCCGGCCAGCCGGACCGGCCGTGGAGCCCGGAAGCCCTGTGGGCACAGGCGCGGGCCGAGGCCGGGCGGCTGGACCTGGAGTGGCGCGTCCTGGGCCACAGCGTGAACGGCCGGCCGGTGCCGGGCGTGCTGCGGCCCGGCTCGGCGGGTGGCGTGCTGGTCACCGGCGGGCAGCACGCCAACGAGACCACCGGGCCGGTGGCCGCGCTGCGGTTCATTTCGGCGCTGGCCGCCACCCAGCGCCCGTTCGCGGTGCTGCCGCTGCTGAACCCGGACGGGGCGGCGCTGCACCGCGCCCTGATTCAGCTGAATCCGGAGCACATGCACCACGCGGCCCGCTACACCTCGCTCGGTGACGACCTGGAGTCGCGGCAGCGGCTGGCCGAGCCGCGCTTCGAGACGCGGGCGCTGGTGCAGGCGGCCCAGGCGAGCGGCGCCCGCCTGCAGCTGAACCTGCACGGTTATCCGGCCCATGAGTGGACCCGGCCCTACAGCGGTTACGCGCCCTACGGCTTCGAGTCGTGGGCGCTGCCGGTGGGCTTCCTGACCATCGTCTGGTACTGGCCCGGCCTGGAACAGGAGGCGCGCGACCTCGCCGGAACCATCGCCCGGCGGCTGGGTCAGGAGCCGGACGTGGTGGCCCACGCCCAGCGCGCCTGCCGTGCCAGCGCCGCCCACGTCAGCCCGCCGCACTACCAGCTGATCGGGGGGCTGCCGTTCATCCTGATGGAGCGGCCGGGCATGCTGTGCCCGCTGCAGGTGATCACCGAGGCCCCGGACGAGACCATTTACGGGCAGCACTTCGCGATGTTCGTCCGCGCGCACCTCGCCGTGTGCGAGGCGGCGGTGCAGCACCTCGGCTGA
- a CDS encoding ABC transporter permease yields the protein MTTPPSVVAPARRRPRVRLTADLLFGVLITGAVVLLVLLAGVLFPAGTDVMDLSARLQPPTFSGAHPLGTDPIGRDVLSRVVYGGRISLTVGLVSVVLSALIGTLLGLLAGYYRATVGAVLMRLADVQLAFPFILLAITVIAIIGPGLWKLIAVMVVSQWAQYARVVRGQVLALREQEYVQAAQALGAGDSRLMLRHIIPNAIGPIVVLATLNVANNILLESGLTFLGLGVDPQIPSWGGMLADGRTYLQTAWWVSVFPGVAITVTVLGFNLLGDWFRDRLDPHRRRT from the coding sequence ATGACGACGCCTCCCTCCGTGGTGGCCCCGGCCCGCCGACGCCCACGAGTGCGGCTGACCGCCGACCTGCTGTTCGGCGTGCTGATCACCGGGGCGGTGGTGCTGCTGGTGCTGCTGGCCGGCGTGCTGTTCCCGGCCGGCACCGATGTGATGGACCTGTCGGCCCGGCTGCAGCCGCCCACCTTTTCCGGCGCCCATCCGCTCGGCACCGACCCGATCGGCCGCGACGTGCTGTCGCGGGTGGTGTACGGCGGGCGCATCTCGCTGACGGTCGGGCTGGTGTCGGTGGTGCTCTCCGCGCTGATCGGCACGCTGCTGGGCCTGCTGGCCGGCTACTACCGCGCCACGGTCGGGGCCGTGCTGATGCGCCTGGCGGACGTGCAGCTGGCCTTCCCCTTCATCCTGCTGGCCATCACGGTCATCGCCATCATCGGGCCGGGCCTGTGGAAGCTGATCGCGGTGATGGTGGTGTCGCAGTGGGCTCAGTACGCGCGGGTGGTGCGCGGGCAGGTGCTGGCGCTGCGCGAGCAGGAGTACGTGCAGGCGGCCCAGGCGCTCGGCGCCGGCGACAGCCGGCTGATGCTGCGGCACATCATTCCCAACGCCATCGGCCCGATCGTGGTGCTGGCCACCCTGAACGTCGCCAACAACATCCTGCTGGAGTCCGGCCTGACCTTTCTGGGCCTGGGCGTGGACCCGCAGATTCCCTCGTGGGGCGGCATGCTGGCCGATGGCCGCACGTACCTGCAGACCGCCTGGTGGGTGTCGGTGTTTCCCGGCGTGGCCATCACCGTGACGGTGCTGGGCTTCAACCTGCTGGGCGACTGGTTCCGCGACCGCCTCGACCCGCACCGGAGACGCACATGA
- a CDS encoding ABC transporter permease, whose amino-acid sequence MARYLVSQLLQALLVIVFVTLVVAIMLRFSGDPAVAQFQGASAPTTEQLRDIRKALGLDQPFLVQYGHFLGGIVTGNFGTSFRGSTPVRSLIAQAMPPTLLLAFCSLVISLAISLPLGMYAAVHQGRPADHLIRFVSLLGLSFPNFWLGIMLVLVFGVLLRWLPPSGYENAASLVLPSLTIGLILTSTTLRLLRASLLEVLQSQYVTVARSKGLSERTVLYKHALRNTAIPVITFIGLQFGGLIGGVVVVEQVFAWPGLGSLALQAIANRDYPVLQGTVTVLALFVVLVNLLVDLSYGLFDPRVRME is encoded by the coding sequence GTGGCACGGTACCTCGTCTCGCAGCTGCTGCAGGCGCTGCTGGTGATCGTGTTCGTGACGCTGGTGGTGGCGATCATGCTGCGCTTCTCCGGCGATCCGGCGGTGGCCCAGTTCCAGGGAGCGTCGGCGCCCACCACCGAGCAGCTGCGCGACATCCGAAAAGCCCTGGGGCTGGACCAGCCGTTTCTGGTGCAGTACGGCCACTTTCTGGGCGGCATCGTGACCGGAAACTTCGGCACCAGCTTCCGGGGCAGCACGCCGGTCCGCAGCCTGATTGCTCAGGCGATGCCGCCCACCCTGCTGCTGGCGTTCTGCTCCCTGGTCATCTCGCTGGCCATCTCCCTGCCGCTCGGCATGTACGCCGCCGTGCATCAGGGGCGGCCCGCCGATCACCTGATCCGCTTCGTGTCGCTGCTGGGGCTGTCGTTTCCGAACTTCTGGCTGGGCATCATGCTGGTGCTGGTGTTCGGGGTGCTGTTGCGCTGGCTGCCCCCATCCGGGTACGAGAATGCCGCCTCGCTGGTGCTGCCGAGCCTGACCATCGGCCTGATCCTGACCAGCACCACCCTGCGGCTGCTGCGCGCCTCGCTGCTGGAGGTGCTGCAGAGCCAGTACGTCACGGTGGCGCGCAGCAAGGGCCTGTCGGAGCGCACCGTGCTGTACAAGCACGCGCTGCGCAACACAGCCATCCCGGTCATCACCTTCATCGGGCTGCAGTTCGGCGGCCTGATCGGCGGCGTGGTGGTGGTGGAGCAGGTGTTCGCGTGGCCGGGCCTGGGGTCGCTGGCGCTGCAGGCCATCGCCAACCGCGATTATCCGGTGCTGCAGGGCACCGTGACGGTGCTGGCGCTGTTCGTGGTGCTGGTGAACCTGCTGGTGGACCTGTCCTACGGCCTGTTCGACCCGCGCGTGCGGATGGAGTGA